The window TGCTCGACCCCTTCTACATCGCCAGCCGCGAGAACAATGGCGCCGGCCTGTTCCGCCTGGCCGACGTGGCCCCGGAATGCTTCGAGCAGACCGACTACTACCAGCGCTATTTCCGCCTCAACGTGGTGGCCGACGAAATCCAGATCAACGTGCCGCTGGAGGGCGAGCGCACCCTCTGCCTGTCACTCGGCTCGCGCCGACCGTTCAGCCCCGAGCAGATCGCCCTGCTCGGCCTGATCCAGCCCTGGGTCATGGCCCTGATGCGCCAGCGCCTGGGCTTCGAGCAGGAGCTGCTGGCCAGGCCCACAGCGCCGGCACCGGCTTGGCAGAGCCGACTGGAGACCGCCGGCCAGAAGGTGGAGAACGCCCTCACCGCCCGCGAACTGGAGATCGCCCGACTGATGCTCAGCGGCTGCTCGAGCAAGGAAGTCGCGCGCAAGCTGGCGATTTCCGCGGAGACCGTGAAGGTCCACCGCAAACATATCTACAGCAAGCTCGGCATCAAGTCGCAGTCCGAACTGTTCGCCCTGTTTCTCCAGGCCCAGGACAGCTGAACGCCTCAGCCAACCCTGGATTGCCGCAGGGCGCGGGTCGGCAGCGTCGCGGCCGTCACCGACTGAGGAGC is drawn from Pseudomonas cavernae and contains these coding sequences:
- a CDS encoding helix-turn-helix transcriptional regulator, with translation MSLELQDIAWHQSVGRLIETLDKPNFWIALVRLLQQYVPSDSWVILLFSRDRPAVFAECPGTDGGPDPLFQDYLKGLYLLDPFYIASRENNGAGLFRLADVAPECFEQTDYYQRYFRLNVVADEIQINVPLEGERTLCLSLGSRRPFSPEQIALLGLIQPWVMALMRQRLGFEQELLARPTAPAPAWQSRLETAGQKVENALTARELEIARLMLSGCSSKEVARKLAISAETVKVHRKHIYSKLGIKSQSELFALFLQAQDS